One region of Chelonoidis abingdonii isolate Lonesome George chromosome 14, CheloAbing_2.0, whole genome shotgun sequence genomic DNA includes:
- the LOC142047754 gene encoding olfactory receptor 4D2-like, which produces MEQQNLTSTVTEFVLLGLTQNQQLKYFLFMVFFIVYVTTWLGNFTIIITVIADHQLHTPMYFLLANLAFIDVSDSSVNAPHLLSGLLSQHKTVSFEECILQMFFFHFIGGAMVFFLVGMAIDRYVAIYKPLRYLIIMNRGMCTGLVVLAWLGGLAHSAIQIGLLLQLPFCGPNILDNFYCDVPQVIKLACTDTYLVELQMVFNGGVILIILFISLLISYTIILIKIRTHITEGKHKALSTCGAQILVVSLIFIPSIFIYARPFRKFPMDKLASVFFTLITPMMNAMIYTLRNAEMKMAIKRLMSRMLLSWMKRRTSVIFE; this is translated from the coding sequence ATGGAGCAGCAGAACCTCACCAGTACAGTGACTGAATTTGTTCTCTTGGGCCTCACTCAGAATCAGCAACTGAAGTATTTTCTCTTCATGGTCTTCTTCATAGTCTATGTGACCACCTGGCTGGGAAACTTCACCATCATCATCACGGTGATCGCCGACCACCAactccacacccccatgtacttcctGCTGGCCAACCTGGCTTTTATAGATGTCAGCGACTCCTCAGTCAATGCTCCCCACCTGCTTTCAGGTCTCCTCTCCCAGCATAAAACAGTCTCCTTTGAGGAGTGCATCCTCCAGATGTTCTTCTTCCACTTCATCGGGGGTGCAATGGTGTTTTTTCTTGTGGGGATGGCCATTGATCGGTACGTGGCCATCTATAAACCACTGAGATATTTGATTATCATGAACCGTGGCATGTGCACGGGGCTAGTGGTACTGGCATGGCTGGGTGGATTGGCTCACTCTGCTATTCAGATTGGACTTCTCCTCCAGTTACCGTTCTGTGGGCCTAACATCCTGGACAATTTTTACTGTGATGTCCCACAAGTCATCAAACTGGCCTGCACCGACACCTACTTGGTTGAACTGCAGATGGTCTTCAATGGTGGAGTGATCCTCATCATACTATTTATCAGTCTGCTGATTTCCTACACCATCATATTAATCAAGATCAGGACACATATCACGGAAGGAAAACACAAGGCTTTGTCCACCTGTGGAGCCCAGATCTTGGTTGTGAGCTTAATATTCATTCCTAGCATCTTCATCTACGCTCGACCCTTCCGGAAATTCCCCATGGACAAGTTGGCCTCAGTCTTTTTCACTCTAATCACCCCAATGATGAATGCAATGATCTACACCCTGAGAAATGCAGAGATGAAAATGGCCATCAAGAGGCTGATGAGCAGAATGCTGTTGTCATGGATGAAACGAAGGACATCGGTTATCTTTGAATGA
- the LOC116820450 gene encoding olfactory receptor 4D2-like: MKQKNLTTTVTEFILLGLTQSPELQRFLFIIFSIVYLTTWLGNFTIIITVITEHHLHTPMYFLLANLAFLDVSDSSVNAPKFLAGLLSQRKTISFNECFLQMFFFHFIAGAMSFCLVGMAVDRYVAIYKPLRYLTIMNPGVLMGIVVLAWLGGLAHSAVQIGLLLQLPFCGPNVLDNFYCDVPQVIKLACTETHLVELQMVFNGGVLLVMIFIILLISYAIILVKIRTYLTERKHKVLSTCGTQITVVCLIFTSCIFIYARPFQKFTLDKVVSVIYTVITPALNPMIYTLRNAEMKKAIRRLMRRVLCSRREINI, from the coding sequence ATGAAGCAGAAAAACCTCACTACCACAGTGACAGAATTTATCCTCTTGGGCCTCACCCAAAGTCCTGAGCTGCAGCGATTCCTCTTCATCATCTTCTCCATAGTCTACCTGACAACCTGGCTGGGAAACTTCACCATCATCATCACTGTGATCACCGAGCACCAtctccacacccccatgtacttcctGCTGGCCAACTTGGCTTTCTTGGATGTTAGCGACTCATCAGTAAATGCTCCAAAATTTCTGGCAGGTCtcctcagccagcgtaaaaccaTCTCATTCAATGAGTGCTTCCTGCAGATGTTCTTCTTCCACTTCATCGCCGGAGCAATGTCATTTTGCCTTGTGGGGATGGCAGTCGATCGGTACGTGGCCATCTATAAACCTCTGAGGTACTTGACAATCATGAACCCTGGTGTGCTCATGGGGATAGTGGTACTGGCATGGCTGGGTGGATTGGCTCACTCTGCTGTTCAGATTGGACTGCTCCTCCAATTACCATTCTGTGGGCCAAATGTCCTGGACAATTTCTACTGTGATGTTCCACAGGTCATTAAACTGGCTTGTACCGAGACTCACCTGGTCGAACTGCAGATGGTCTTCAATGGTGGAGTGCTACTTGTAATGATATTCATCATTCTGCTTATTTCCTATGCTATCATCTTAGTCAAGATAAGGACATACCTCACAGAAAGGAAACACAAGGTTCTGTCGACCTGTGGAACCCAGATTACCGTGGTGTGTTTAATATTCACGTCCTGTATCTTCATCTATGCTCGACCCTTCCAGAAGTTCACCCTGGACAAGGTGGTCTCAGTCATTTACACTGTAATCACCCCAGCGCTGAACCCGATGATCTACACGCTGAGGAATGCTGAGATGAAGAAGGCCATCAGGAGACTGATGAGGAGAGTGCTGTGCTCAAGGAgggaaataaatatataa